The following are encoded together in the Poseidonibacter lekithochrous genome:
- a CDS encoding GGDEF domain-containing protein, translating to MKVSNKIGLFFIIVAILLVIVIITLSTMFTDAKKAELIQEERFKFYELVVQHKQNTDYFTDIFITYINTNDQKYRQKLDNVLNKEDYSNKKIRDYRNDILKAFKYPVVSSISDVRKLELKIFLQKIKVPQSKFDKLFEVDDKIKELLSLEFEAINALRGYAMDKNGDFTVKVPASDKYASALLLSEEYRNLKKEINGSIDYLFGEIDLYVEMYIKQLEREENIAYKFSIVITMILLLVVFISYFNFKNSIVNPLEKLALWIEQMKENKTIEKEISFQKDEIGIVMNSFINMADTIKKDMEELESLSTTDILTKLKNRVTLDKVLGEAHYNVNRYLTPYSVIMIDIDYFKEVNDKYGHIIGDVILKEFASILSKEVRMSDTLGRWGGEEFLIICANTNINGACILAEKLRKCVEDFEFTRVEHKTASFGVADFEYADTIEEVLEKADQALYEAKENGRNLVKFK from the coding sequence ATGAAAGTTAGTAATAAAATTGGTTTATTTTTTATTATAGTAGCTATTCTTTTAGTTATTGTAATTATTACCTTATCAACAATGTTTACTGATGCAAAAAAAGCAGAATTAATCCAAGAAGAGAGATTCAAATTTTATGAATTAGTAGTACAACATAAACAAAACACTGATTATTTTACAGATATTTTTATTACATATATAAATACAAATGATCAAAAATATAGACAAAAATTAGATAATGTTTTAAATAAAGAAGATTACTCAAATAAAAAAATTAGAGATTATAGAAATGATATTTTAAAAGCTTTTAAATATCCAGTTGTTTCATCAATTTCTGATGTTAGAAAACTAGAACTAAAAATATTTTTACAAAAGATAAAAGTTCCACAAAGTAAGTTTGATAAGTTATTTGAAGTTGATGATAAAATTAAAGAACTACTTTCTTTAGAGTTCGAAGCTATTAATGCACTACGTGGTTATGCCATGGATAAAAATGGTGATTTTACTGTTAAAGTTCCAGCTAGTGATAAATATGCAAGTGCTTTACTTCTAAGTGAAGAGTATAGGAATCTGAAAAAAGAGATTAATGGAAGTATTGATTACTTATTTGGTGAGATAGATCTTTATGTAGAGATGTATATTAAACAATTAGAAAGAGAAGAAAATATTGCTTACAAGTTCTCTATAGTAATTACTATGATTCTTTTACTAGTTGTATTTATTAGTTATTTTAACTTTAAAAATTCTATTGTAAATCCTTTGGAGAAATTAGCCTTATGGATTGAACAAATGAAAGAGAATAAAACTATTGAAAAAGAGATATCTTTTCAAAAAGATGAAATTGGAATAGTTATGAACTCTTTTATTAATATGGCTGATACAATCAAAAAAGATATGGAAGAGTTAGAGTCTTTATCTACAACTGATATTCTTACAAAACTTAAGAATAGAGTTACTTTAGATAAGGTTCTAGGAGAAGCTCATTATAATGTAAATAGGTACTTAACACCTTATTCTGTGATTATGATTGATATTGATTATTTTAAAGAAGTAAATGATAAATATGGTCATATTATTGGGGATGTAATACTAAAAGAGTTTGCATCTATTCTTTCAAAAGAAGTTAGAATGTCTGATACTCTTGGACGTTGGGGTGGAGAAGAATTCTTAATTATTTGTGCAAATACAAATATTAACGGAGCTTGTATTTTAGCTGAGAAGTTACGTAAGTGTGTAGAGGATTTCGAGTTTACAAGAGTTGAGCATAAGACAGCTAGTTTTGGTGTTGCGGACTTTGAGTATGCTGATACTATTGAAGAGGTTTTAGAGAAAGCAGATCAGGCTTTATATGAAGCCAAAGAGAATGGAAGAAATCTTGTAAAGTTTAAATAA
- the ccoG gene encoding cytochrome c oxidase accessory protein CcoG, which produces MKYTHKRYYTYLITTLLIFCIPFITIDGKHLLLLSFDKLQFHFIGFVFNMNELYVMPFLLMFLFIGIFAVTTIFGRVWCGWACPQTIFRVIYRDLIEGTLLDLRRIKNKQKDINYSKRSNQIKKIIAISLWSLISLIISVNFMWYFVPPQDFFMYLRDPANHMFMIMFILSIAMFLVYDIVFMKENFCVYICPYSRIQSVLYDNDTKQVVYDTNRGGNIYENREKSIFNMKEWNSNEECTTCEACVKVCPTHIDIRKGLQVECINCLECSDACSTVMGKLGKKSLINWGSTNTVINKKLQTVFTKRNLTYFASLVMCIVLAGVFGAQKEYFLLNVNKTTKLYSIKEDQKVTNNYILTFHNTQDKSQTYNLKLLDNEKFRIKRFKPFTLKAGQRIKKIFILETKERLFLSDKKDTALRIKLEAFATQDLKTKQIKELSFIYPRNDLFK; this is translated from the coding sequence ATGAAATATACACACAAACGATACTACACTTATCTAATCACTACCCTTTTAATATTTTGTATACCATTTATAACAATTGATGGTAAACACCTATTGCTTTTATCTTTTGATAAATTACAGTTTCACTTTATTGGCTTTGTATTTAATATGAATGAATTATATGTTATGCCTTTTTTATTGATGTTTCTTTTTATTGGGATTTTTGCAGTAACAACAATCTTTGGTAGAGTTTGGTGTGGATGGGCCTGTCCACAGACTATCTTTAGAGTAATCTACAGAGATTTAATTGAGGGCACACTTTTAGATCTTCGAAGAATTAAAAACAAACAAAAAGATATTAATTACTCGAAAAGAAGCAATCAAATTAAAAAAATTATTGCTATTAGTCTGTGGAGCCTTATCTCCTTAATTATATCAGTAAACTTCATGTGGTATTTTGTACCACCTCAAGATTTCTTTATGTACTTAAGAGACCCAGCAAATCATATGTTTATGATTATGTTTATCTTATCTATTGCAATGTTTTTAGTATATGACATTGTATTTATGAAAGAAAACTTCTGTGTTTATATCTGTCCTTATTCAAGAATTCAGTCTGTTTTATATGACAATGACACGAAACAAGTTGTTTATGATACAAATAGAGGTGGAAATATATATGAAAATAGAGAAAAATCTATTTTTAATATGAAAGAATGGAATAGCAATGAAGAGTGTACTACTTGTGAAGCTTGTGTAAAAGTATGTCCTACTCATATTGATATTAGAAAAGGTTTACAAGTAGAATGTATTAACTGTTTAGAGTGTTCAGACGCTTGTAGTACAGTAATGGGGAAACTTGGAAAGAAATCTTTAATTAACTGGGGAAGTACAAACACAGTAATTAATAAAAAACTTCAAACAGTATTTACAAAAAGAAACTTAACTTATTTTGCATCTTTAGTAATGTGTATAGTTTTAGCAGGTGTATTTGGCGCACAAAAAGAGTATTTTTTACTAAATGTAAATAAGACAACTAAACTATATAGTATTAAAGAAGATCAAAAAGTTACGAACAACTATATCTTGACATTCCATAATACTCAAGATAAAAGTCAGACTTATAATTTGAAACTGTTAGATAATGAAAAATTTAGAATCAAAAGGTTTAAACCCTTTACATTAAAAGCAGGGCAAAGAATTAAAAAGATATTTATTCTAGAAACTAAAGAGAGACTTTTCCTTTCAGATAAGAAAGATACAGCTCTAAGAATTAAACTAGAAGCTTTTGCAACACAAGATTTAAAAACAAAACAGATAAAAGAGTTATCTTTCATCTATCCTAGAAACGATCTATTTAAATAA